A single window of Sparus aurata chromosome 12, fSpaAur1.1, whole genome shotgun sequence DNA harbors:
- the LOC115593242 gene encoding zinc finger protein 703-like, with amino-acid sequence MKYLPAVDRLSKRIELSETSHSAKPRPGAVVSLLTPLDPLRQAKRLPIRVIKMLTAHTGHLLHPEYLQPLTSAPVSIELDAKKSPLALLAQTCSQIGKPDPPSSSKLSSSGSQGDKEPSSRSSVSSLKLGEHRPSVDDKCSFKPYNKGVGDGRREGVTSSSSNTTSSGDKVGFRVPSNNVNTNGNSTTGQQSYPPHSASPSSRATPPGHTQQQPHKQSQSPGGQSNSQTLNGDAAHERGSPTSTSSNNNHPKKDADVNKNNSDGPHDANSSHARASTNCSNGSSDGGSNHEGGGKAEPTQPSLGPGRITPISPYKTSQPLFPLPSSNMGYHGSLVGAYAGYPSQFVPGLDPTKSSLSMGGMGVPGKHPSSSPLTGASPPSFMQGLCRDPYCLSYPSVSHLGGSNCNSCIHDPSSTLKSNFPLVYPSHPLHSLHQSSSVSSSLSHPLYTYGFMLPNDPLPHACNWVSAGGPCDKRFTTSEELLAHLRTHTSLPVGMDSKLLSVSSSGPASCHLHLPHQSSPGSMPSSLSLRAPPSLGLARYHPYSKVHLPPGPSSISLHSLPTTGPYYPHYALYSQRLGSASALGYP; translated from the exons ATGAAATATCTCCCCGCTGTGGATCGACTCAGTAAGCGGATCGAGCTCAGTGAGACCAGCCACAGTGCGAAGCCTCGTCCCGGTGCCGTGGTCTCTCTCTTGACCCCTCTGGACCCACTTCGACAGGCAAAGCGGCTTCCTATCCGAGTCATCAAGATGTTGACTGCGCACACTGGACACCTGCTTCACCCCGAGTATTTACAGCCTCTGACGTCCGCACCAGTGAGCATCGAG CTGGATGCCAAGAAGAGCCCCCTGGCCCTGCTGGCACAGACCTGCTCTCAGATTGGTAAACCAgaccctccgtcctcctccaaGCTGAGCTCCTCCGGCAGCCAGGGGGACAAGGAGCCCAGCAGTCGGTCGTCCGTCTCCAGCCTGAAGCTCGGGGAGCACCGTCCCTCTGTGGATGACAAGTGTAGCTTCAAACCCTACAACAAAGGCGTTGGAGACGGTCGCAGGGAGGGagtcaccagcagcagctccaacaccaccagcagcggcGATAAAGTCGGGTTCAGGGTACCCAGCAATAACGTCAACACTAATGGGAACTCAACCACTGGCCAGCAGTCGTATCCGCCCCACTCTGCTTCACCCAGCTCCAGAGCCACCCCACCAGGACACACTCAGCAGCAGCCTCACAAACAGAGCCAGTCTCCTGGTGGACAGTCAAACTCCCAGACTCTGAATGGAGACGCTGCACATGAGCGGGGCAGTCCGACCAGCACGAGCAGCAATAACAATCACCCAAAAAAGGACGCGGATGTAAATAAGAACAACTCGGACGGTCCACACGATGCTAACTCCAGCCACGCTCGAGCCAGCACAAACTGCAGTAACGGCAGCTCTGACGGTGGCTCCAACCATGAGGGGGGAGGTAAAGCGGAGCCGACGCAGCCGAGCCTCGGTCCCGGACGCATCACGCCAATTTCTCCTTACAAGACGAGCCAGCCGCTCTTCCCCCTGCCCTCCTCTAACATGGGCTACCACGGGTCTTTGGTGGGGGCTTACGCAGGCTACCCGTCTCAGTTTGTTCCCGGGTTGGATCCGACTAAGTCGAGCCTCAGCATGGGAGGGATGGGAGTTCCTGGCAAGCACCCGAGCTCCAGCCCTCTCACGGgtgcctcccctccctccttcatgCAGGGTTTGTGCAGGGACCCCTACTGTCTGAGCTACCCAAGTGTATCCCATCTCGGCGGAAGCAACTGCAACTCCTGCATCCACgacccctcctccaccctcaaATCAAACTTCCCATTGGTGTACCCCTCCCACCCGCTCCACTCCCTCCACCAGAGCTCCAGCGTGTCCTCCTCCCTGTCACACCCCCTCTACACCTACGGCTTCATGCTCCCCAACGACCCCCTGCCCCACGCCTGTAACTGGGTGTCAGCCGGGGGGCCCTGCGACAAACGTTTCACCACGTCGGAGGAGCTGCTGGCTcacctgcgcacacacacatccctgcCTGTGGGGATGGACAGTAAGCTGCTCTCGGTTTCCTCCTCTGGACCTGCCTCctgccacctccacctcccccaccaGAGCAGCCCAGGCTCCATGCccagctccctctccctcagGGCTCCACCCAGCCTGGGTTTAGCTCGCTATCACCCCTACAGTAAAGTCCATCTACCCCCTGGaccctcctccatctccctgcACTCTCTGCCCACCACAGGCCCGTACTACCCTCATTACGCCCTCTACAGTCAAAGACTCGGATCAGCATCTGCTCTGGGCTACCCGTGA